In the genome of Fusarium poae strain DAOMC 252244 chromosome 1, whole genome shotgun sequence, the window GATAAGGAGATGCACCTTAATGAGTGCACCATTTTCAGCTACAACCCCGATAGTGACCCTTTTGAGGAAGACGAGAGTGCGATTTGGGCTTCGCACTACTTTTTCTTCAACCGCGCATTGAAACGAGTCGCCTATTTATACGTCCGTGTTGTACCGGTCATCTCGTCTCACAGCCCAACCCTGCAGCCCGCCAATCTTGCAAATCGTAGCAATCAGCAACTCGAGTCAGCTGGCGCACAAAAACGCGCCAATTACTGGCTTGGTGAGAATGCGGAATTGGTGCCTTACAATGAAGGTGACGAGAATCTTAACGACGACGGCCTCTTTTGGAACCGCGGAGAAAACGGTGACCTCGTCGCTTACTCAGACGATGAATTCGAAGACGAATTCGAAGATGATATGGTGCTCGACAGAAGTCCCGACAGATTCATGAGTGAAGACATCGCAGGCCGTATGGAGATCTGAATCACCTCAGGGTACCAGAAACGTTGgccactggaagcataagggacgaaattattaGGTCGGCTTATGCGACTTGACAAGACTGTTAGGTTCTCTAGGTTATTTTCATACCCTAGGACTCCGGACGCCAACATTTTTACTGCCCACTAGTTGCGATCTTGTCAGAGCTCATGAAAAGGTCGGCCAAACCTTGTTTCTTGTTGAAACCAACTTTCATCACGTTCCTTTGAGTTTGCTTTCGTTACGCTTTTTCGATATTCAACACTGCCCTCACCTCGAATTGGGTTACTCGATTACAACAAATCGAGATGAAGGAGGCTAAGCAACACACCTCTTTTCCTTCAACTCTCTGTTTATGGACGCTCTTgcattatatattttttctttcagCACGTCGGTTTGTTCATAACGAAAGCGTGGGGCCCGGGTAGGCTTCTGGTCGGTGAGAGCGGGTGAGATCCGCGACATGAGGCGTTTCCGGGTATCGCATTTCGGCCTGCTTTTTTTTCCTGGCGATGAAGGCATGCGTTAGTGACTTTGATTGGGCGTTTTCTTTTTCGTATCCTGTTTGTCAATATCCCATGTATCGGGTTTGGCCATACTGCTGTGCTTGCTTGGACTATCGCCTGATATAGCTATGCCCTGGTACATAAATGCTCTTTGGGATTAGGATTTTCGGTTGGGAATGGTGTGAGAGTCTGAACGGCGCTGAAGCCATGGGAAACTCGGATCGGACGACTCTTATGGTGACGACTTATATGACGGGTAGGGGAAACGGTGGGCTAGGCAGGCTGGTCTTTGCTTTGACACGATAATGCAAGTTTCTGATTTCAGTTTCCTGCGACTTGGGTCTTGGCCCAAGTTGACTGCCAAAATTAATACTGTTTAAGAAATCATTTGATAGTTGGGTTTGGTCTGAGCTCTGTGTATGCCTTCTAACATCCAACACACAATTCGTCTGTGTAAGCAGGTTTCTGATAAATTGCACTCTAAATAATGACCGATATTGATACCAAGTTTAGTCCAGGAGTCGTTAAGCTGGGCGGCACCTGTCTTTAATACCACTTCCACACTGAACCTGTTGTTTTAACCTTGAAGTCTCTGTAGCATAAATTTTAAGATTCAatggataggtaggtacgcACGCATATGCAGTTCAAGCATACCTAGATAATCCAGAACGTAGAGTTCGGAATTTGTGATGAAGACGGCGAAGGCATACCTTAGTAGACACTACTATCTAGGTAGTGCCTATTTACAAAGCAGAAGCCTAAGAGATCTCAAAGGGCTTGGTCCTTACTTACCTTGTTAAATAATCAATGAAAAGAAGATATATTTTCAATCTTACGGTTTTAAATCTATCGATTTTTATAGCAATTTGATAACAAATAGCCCTTATTATCTCTTGTCAAAGACTTTCTTGTTCAACGTCTTAAACCAGGACGGAGAGGCCTAGACACTCTAGCATGTGCTTGCCTGAACCGCGTAGGTACAAAATAAATGGAGTTAAGCCTCTAAGATAAACAACTTGATGGTTTTATGTAATATCTAGAATGTTCGAAAGGCATTGGCTGATGGgcattttataagatttgaCGAGTCATTTCACCGTTTCAAGAAGAAACGAGATTCTCAACACAGTATTTTCCAGCAAATGAATCGGGAACTTTCTATACATAAAATATTCTCTATACCCTGCCAATGAGCCTCTAATCTCGGCGTAAAAGATACTAAGGTAGATTCCAATAATGGTGATGTTCTTGTGAAATAGACCATCCCTGGGTACCTACCATGTACTACCAAGGAGGTAGGTTataaggtactaaggtagtatGTTAGTAGATAGAGGTACTGGTAGCATCATCAAGCACGCGAATGCGCTATTGTTGATGTCAGACACTGTAGTTTTACCTTCCTAGGTTCAGTGCAGTCACtacttagtaggtagttaaGTACTATGCAAACAACCAACCATCCATCGATCCGTTCTCACATCCGCTCCTTCAGTCACTTCTGACCCTCGTTAATAATAGTCCGATATGTGCACTCTGATGGGTACAAACCTCAAATATTGGCCGTGATTTCAAATTGGTTTGTCTTTAACAAATAGACATTACTAAGCTATCCGCTTTACCCCACGTATTCGATAGCGCTGGCACGCCTTTGGATAGACCGATTTGGTCCGTCTGTAGCTTGACTGACCTCCGAATTTACGCCTCGAAGATCCCGACGGGAAAAATTTCCCTCTTATTTTAGTCAAAGCCTCGACTCGAACGATTTCCCACTTCCTTCTCCCAGTCTCATACTTTCAAAGGGCTTCCCTGGTACAAGATTTCCACCATGGCAAGACTTATTCTATCCACGGCGTAAGTTATATCTAACTTCTGTGCGGGTTTATGCTTACAAAACCCCTCTCGGCAGCAATGTTATGTTGGCAGGCCCCTCCATTATTCGCAAGCCCGGCAACGCCAGATCCAACCTTGAACTCATCAATTCTCTGCGAGACAACATCGCTGAAGCTCAGCGCGACTATGCGATCGATTCAGAAGTAACCAACGGCTTCACGAACGGCAATGCGCTCAACGGCAACCACACGGCTGTAGACCTATGGACCGAGCAGCAGGGTGATGCGCTATATGTTCCTCGCATTAATTGGAATGCCGCAGGCCTACGGGAAGAACCCAGCCAGTACGAGATCACTGTCAAGTTTTTTGTCCTCGCGGGCATGTCGGACAACGCTCGGGAGCAACACGTGAAGCAAGCTCTGGATCTGGTCCGGAGAGAACTCGGCATCACCACAATCGATTTACTGATTGTGTCCTTCCCCGGAATTTCGTTCGAGGGTAGCTGCGAATGGGAGGCAGACAAGACCAATGCTCACCAAGGAAACCTTGAGGAGGAGCTCGCAACTTGGAAAGTATTCGAGAGTCTGCATAAGCAGGGCCTCGTGAAGCGTCTGGCCGTGGCTGAATTCGGTAGCGAGAAACTCAGCGCCTTTATCAAGCGTACGACTGTCCGACCCGTTATTGACCAAATCAACCTGCGCAACTGCTGCGATGTCCCACCTCCGCTGAAGAAGCTCGCGGAAGACGAAGGCGTTGAACTACACGTCCACAACGATTGTACCGATATCCTTCCCCATGGCACTCTGCGAGAGCTCCTCAGTCACGGCCCGAAGGGTGCAGGCCTGCTTGCAGACACAAACAACAACGGCGCTGGCTTGACGGGAGAGCTtgttcctgaatgggtcgTGCGATACACAGCTTTCGTACAGGATCGAGGCGTCATAGAGAATAAGGGATATTTTGCAGGCGCAGAGCTGGTGAGATCATAGCTGAGCATTCCCGCGACGGTCGAAAACGAAGAAGATTAAACAGCGAGGTTTCTTGGTATGCTTGGATCTGAACCACATATGATGAAATGTGGTGGCATCATTCGTCCATTTGTTCTTTTTTTGCAAAACAGCGAGCATCAGATACACGGAGTTTAGACGCTATGGTAGGGAAATTGGCTGCAAGACGGCTTTTCTGTTTTTTTGTTTCATCCGAGCATGCTTCGTTTGCGACCCCTCATCCGCACGTCTTCCAACTTTTTAAGTACAACCTTGGCTTGCTTAAAGGTTTGACCGTAAGCATCGAGCACCTCTGAGAATACACATTCCGCACGAGGATGTGTACTACCAAAAGCTCTCTCCAACACATAGAGATCTACCGCACGGTCCTCATCTGATATACTTCCACTCGCAAGACCCAGATCAATGATGACTAACTCTCCGTGCAAAGGACTGTCGTCTTGCGGGTTGGCTAAAGGCTCCAACATCATGTTGCTTGTAGTCAAGTCGCCGTGAACAATGCCGACTTTGTGCAAGTTACCAATAGCGGTACCGATCCTGTGCATGAGATCTTTCAAATCTGCATCGTTCTCGATGCCCTCTGTCCTATTTCCCAGTCTCTCGTTAATGCTCTTACGAACAGGTCCTCCAGAGATCCATTCCAGCATCAGCCAGCCGGCAGCTTCATCTACAGCGTAGACCGCTGGGACGCGGACACCATCGCGGCGGCACTTTGCAAGAATGCGAGCCTCTGAGAGGATGCGGTGTTTCGTAAGGCGCTGATCAAGGACTGGGTGTCGCCAGGGCTTGGGAGGCCGATACTTTAGAGCGCAGGGAATTTCCGGCAACAGATAAGTGCTTTTGTAGAGACGACCCTCGGCACCTTGTGTGATGAGGATTGGCGGGGTTGACGCGGGGTACTCGAGGATTTTAGGGAGGGGAAACTGGTGCGCTTGCGCCGCGGGGTCGGCGGTCGCGGTAGCCGTGGCTGTCGTCATGAGAGCAGTATTAATTTGATTATTGTTGAGAGAGAGTGAGAGGGGTTGATGCTGGCAAGGGGGAAATGCTTAGACGATGGCAGTGGAGCTTGCAAGATCTGATGATTCTGACAAGCTGCAAGACTGGCGCAGGTACAGGGAGGGATGGGATCGATGAAGTCAGCCCGTGGAATGCGAGGAGGGCATGGACCTCACGCGCTCTCCCTTCAACGGCCCGTGAGGTTTTGACTGGGCGCCAACTGACAGCGGCGTTTTTAACCTGCCTGCAGCACCTCTACAGCGCTTTAGTACCTAAACGAATCAAGTTTATTCCATCCATGGAAGAAATCCTTGGCTTTCCATGCAGGTAGCCaacttcttttctcttttactCCTCCATTCCGGTCAAGCTGCAAGGTTAAATTACACAGGCTATTTCAAAGCCATACAGACTGTTTCTCAACCTTGTTCTCAACAAAATCGCTGTCTAAGACTCCCTTTCCAGCCCTAGAATCGATCCACTGACAGTTCTGGTAACCCTAATTCCAGACCTTAAACCCATGCACCGACGGGCTTTGAAGCCCTGGGCTGGCACTACTGAAAATAAGCCTAGTGATAGCGTCCTGCAAGAATTGGTCACATCCAACCGATGGATGGCGATACTCAACCTGCAGAAAAACCCACTTGGAATTCCATGTGGAAACCCACTGCATGGTTTGGCAGCACAGTACAGCATTAGTTGGGATACTACCAATCTTGCGCAGATTTAAGGTGCATCCTCTTAAACTATGACAGCGACGACTCGCGACGGTTACCAATCTACTATGTAGGTGTAGGCGCCTGCAAGTCAGATACACAGTTTCGTTTGTATTGTTTGACACTGGTGAGGCGTTTGTTGTaaaccaccatcatcagtCAGCATCATCAGATAATTCAACCATCATGGCCGTTTCCTCCACCCGGCACTTCCGCGCTCATAGTCTATCTTACGGCGAATCCGCCGCTTACCCGGTCTAAGGGACCATGCACAGTACCAGTCAGACAATTGTAACGCCGTCAAGTCGTGCGTACCGACTGACCATGTGATGACTCTTCTGCCCTGTCTTGTCTCATTTGGACCGTCATTAGTTACGGTTCATCATCTGCAGCTGCAGGGGGTTTCTTTTATCCCCAGCCATCTGGACCAAGTGGCCTAGTACCATCACTTGTTGAGCACGAATCTGGAAGCCGGGCTTGTATGAGTCTAGAAACTACCTAGGTGCTTAATTGGAGCGCACACAAACGCGGGTTGTGTTTGCAGTAATTGGTTGTTGGTTGCGCTTGCGCTTGTTCCCTCGTCATCGCTCTTGTCTCCTTGCTTGCATCTTGTGCGCCTCTCTCTGCCCAtctctctcttttccctCTCACAAACACTTAGCCCCCAAGGACCATGCGTGATAGCTTCACCCACCACCTCGACTTGCCATCCAGACGCTCTGCTCAACCATGGCCGAGTTCAATCTACTCCAGTGGACCATCATCCTTATTCTGATCGCCGTTGTCCTGTCCCTCATTGTTCTTGTCCAGATCATCTCCAATTATACGGCCGCGTACCAAGCGGCGCCGCTCGAGATCGCAACCTTTGTTGATACTGCCGACTTTTCCGTCCAGGAGAACGAAAGCTATGATCGCGATGTCGCAAAAGTGCAGCGTCTTGATGACAAGATTCGCTTGACGCGCCTTCTAAGGGAGATCCAGAAGACGGGCGATGATCTGCGTGAGGACATCAATGGCAtggtgcttgaggaagaTACCACCAAGTTGAAGACTGGCGCCAGACTACTATGGGCATCGAAGCGAGCGAGGTTGGAGGATCGTGTTCGTAGGCTCGACATGCTACGCATGCGCTTTCTTGTCGTTTACATGGGCGTTGTCGCATCACACACGAACACTACAAACGCCACTATACATGAGAAGCCCTCTTCAAGagcgccaccaccaccgccccTCCCTACATCAAGAGATCTAGAAAAGTCACCTGTTTTCAAGACCCCTACACGGCCTGCTCTTCCCAGAGGCTTGTCGGAGAGTATCGTCAATCGTCCTCCATTGCGCAGGTTGACCACCCAAGCTCTAATTAATCATCCCGAGCCCATTCCCAAACCTAGTCGCAAGGGCTGGGCGGGAGTCGTCCACGAGCTGCAGACATCACCCAAGATGCAACAACGCCATGCCTCAATTGAGCGCGCCATGTCGAAATCATACTCACGGTCACCATGATGTTCAAGCTTCCGTCTGGGTTTCTTTACATTTTGGGTTCCAGTTGCAGCGAAAAGACATGACCATTACATTTTGTATAACGCGATTATATCGGCTGGTGTTACGCATTGCACGTTACATACTGCACACTACACATTACACGGCGTTCTTGGTGTGGCCTGGTGGCCAGCAAAACATTAACGATAAAGCATACTCCGGTCTGACTACGGGCATTTCACCAATCACATTAGGCATGGTTGAATGAGTGATGATTAACGATGGGTTTATTCGGTAATGACAGAGGTTGGAGGAGTTTGGTTCACTGATTTTTATTTCACTTCTATAGACGGGATGATACCCTTTTTCCGTGGTCTCAAGACACGATGTTTTTGTTGTATGTTTGTTCTTAGTTTTCACCTTTATATCTATATTCGAACATGTTGCCATGCTTGATAATAAACCAGTATCTGATGAGCTACAATCCTGATATCGATGCGTACGGAAGTTGCAGTCCTCGCTTAGTGACCAGTCACAGGTTCAGGGCCAGTACCATTCCTCTCTCCGACTACAGGATTGTCAGTTATAGAGCTTATATGATAGAGCTTGTTGAATTACCATCAAGTGCCACCAAGAAACGGCTTACACAGTTGTAACATGCCACCTGTTGCTGGTGTTAGGCGAAGTTTGGAAACCACTGAAGGAGCTTGACTTACTGTCGCTGTGATTTCGACAATTTCCTGCTCGTTGAAGAACTCTCGCAGACGGTCAAACGTCTCATCCTTGACTTGAACATTCTTCGTCATCTCATCCGTAAAGAGAATTACAGCCCATTGCTTCTCTGACAGCTCCGCAGGTCGCTCACCAAGGGTATCTTGCTTGATAGCCTCCAGACCAGCCTCGGAAACACCACCCTTGACTGCCAGTGGTGCATGGTGCTTCCATTCGTACCATGCCTTGTTGCACACAGCAACTCGAGAAATTGAAAGCTCCCTCAAATCATCGCCTAGCGACGTTTTGGTGCGGACTGCGCCGAGAAACGAGTTCCAACCATCAGCGACATGAGGGGAATGAAGAAGAGCCAAATCCAAAGATTGGAGAGGTCGAGGAGCACGACGCTCTTCTATGCGCTTCACAATAGCAGCATGCTCCTCGGTCTTGGTCTCAGGAGGGTTAGATACGTAGGGGATTCTCATGATGGCGGTTTGTTCCGAGTGTGGACCTGGTGTAAGTGATATGCTCCGAGGGGTTGGCCCGAATACTGTGAAAATGAAAGGAAAAGGATGAAGAGTTGACTATTGGGCAAGTGATGTTCTAAGATCGATGAAGAAATAAGGCATATTCAAGTGATGCGGAATTCGCATTTTGGTTATATATTCACCCGGCATAGCGCGGGGTCGGCTTTCAACTATCAACTCCCGACTCCACTTCCCGAGAACCGGCGCCGAGAGACGGAGCTGGACGACGGcaataagataataataccCGGCAAGACAATACCAGTCAAGAGGTATAATCATCACAACTACAACATTGATCTCAAGTTTTTGTTCATTACAAGGATGTCTTGAGTTATCTACCTGCCTGGGAAGCTGTGAGATGTTAGAATCTCAAAgaataggtacctacctatcagCGGCTGAATAATAACTAAACCTTGGCATACATGGCTGTGCTGCCTGCCCAACTTTAAGATAACCTTTGAAAGAGTGATAGAGCCTGAGACTATAAGCGCATGTATATACAGTCGAATGACGGATTTGCATGATTCAATAGATTGAATATCGAGCGCACCCGCAAAATCCAAACCTGTAAACATATAAATGCCTGTCAACTTGGTTGCTCCACCAACTCTAACTACGACTCTGTCCACATACATTTTCGCCCTTCAAGATACACTTCAAGTGTTTTTCACACGGGTTCTCTgcaaacaaaagaaaaataagttGACAAAGAAGATAAAAGAACGAACAAATCGTCAAACGATCGATAAACACATGGTCTTCTATCTTTCTTTCCTCAAAACCTATAGCTTGACTTGAGCTTGGATCATCGCCCAAGAAACAAGAAACGCGCTGCGTAAGGATCACGTGACAGGGAGCTTCCACTTGGATCATTAACGCGACCTCACTTTTTCTCGCGTCGTCGCAACCTCCTGTCATCAGTTCCTCGTTATTTTCGCTTCTTTCGTCACTCTAGATCGCGCATCCATCAAGCAAGATGGCCGAGATCAAGATTGACAGCAAACTCTTCCAGGAGCGCATTTCGCACTTCGCCACAGCCTGGAAGAATGACCTACGCTCCAAGGATGGCCTGTTCAACGGCGCCCAGTctctggtggtgatgatgggcAAGGTTGAGGAGGTCCCCGAATTTCACAAGAACAATGCGATTCACGTATGCTACCACGAAACGGCCCCAAACTTTGGATGCGATCAATTTGCTGACACAATACTATAGTTCTGGCTTCTCGGATACGAATTTCCAACAACCCTGATGTTGTTCACGCTCGACACTCTATACATTCTCACAACAGCAAAGAAAGGTTAGATACATTGAAAATCCCACTACATTGGATTGCACTGACCGCGACTCAGCCAAACATCTCGAACAGCTTAAAGGCGGACGATTCCCAATCGAAGTGCTCGTACGAGGCAAGGACGCTACGGAGAACGAAAAGCTCTTCGTTAAGCTTACCGACAAGATTAAGGAGGCAGGAGTAAGTCGGTTGCTGTTTATAGTCTGAAGCTTTCTAATGATTGTGTTTATAGAACAAGGTTGGCACGATCGCCAAAGATACCTCCCGAGGACCCTTCGTCGACGAGTGGAAGAAGGTGCTCGCTGAACACTGCAAGGaggtttcccaggtcgacaTCTCTGCAGCCCTTTCCACATACGCCTTTGCCGTCAAAGATGAGAGCGAACTCCGAGCGATGCGAACTGCCTCCAAGGCCTGTGTCGCCTTAATGACCCCCTACTTCCTCGACGAGATGTCCAACATTCTTGACGCCGAAAAGAAAGTCAAGCATTCCACATTGGCCGACAAAGTCGACAAGAAGCTTGACGACACCCAATTCTGGAAGACCGTGCAGCTTCCTAGCAAGGGCAAGCTTCCTTCTGACCTGGATCCCGCTCAGCTGGACTGGATTCTGGGACCAGCGATCCAGAGTGGTGGCAAGTACGATCTTAGGTTCGCGGGCGAGTCCAACGACGACAACCTCCACGCAGGCATCATCATCGCAGCTATGGGTCTCCGTTATAAGTCTTACTGCTCAACTATTGCACGAACATACCTGGTCGACCCCAACAAAGCCCAGGAGAGCAGCTACAAACTCCTCACCCTAATTCACAACACCATTATCAAGGAGATTCGCGATGGCATGACGGCAAAGGAGGTGTACGGAAGGGCTGTTGGTATcatcaagagcaagaagccAGAAATGGAGAAGCATTTCCT includes:
- the BUD32 gene encoding serine/threonine-protein kinase bud32 (BUSCO:41298at5125) produces the protein MTTATATATADPAAQAHQFPLPKILEYPASTPPILITQGAEGRLYKSTYLLPEIPCALKYRPPKPWRHPVLDQRLTKHRILSEARILAKCRRDGVRVPAVYAVDEAAGWLMLEWISGGPVRKSINERLGNRTEGIENDADLKDLMHRIGTAIGNLHKVGIVHGDLTTSNMMLEPLANPQDDSPLHGELVIIDLGLASGSISDEDRAVDLYVLERAFGSTHPRAECVFSEVLDAYGQTFKQAKVVLKKLEDVRMRGRKRSMLG
- a CDS encoding hypothetical protein (BUSCO:34774at5125), whose amino-acid sequence is MARLILSTANVMLAGPSIIRKPGNARSNLELINSLRDNIAEAQRDYAIDSEVTNGFTNGNALNGNHTAVDLWTEQQGDALYVPRINWNAAGLREEPSQYEITVKFFVLAGMSDNAREQHVKQALDLVRRELGITTIDLLIVSFPGISFEGSCEWEADKTNAHQGNLEEELATWKVFESLHKQGLVKRLAVAEFGSEKLSAFIKRTTVRPVIDQINLRNCCDVPPPLKKLAEDEGVELHVHNDCTDILPHGTLRELLSHGPKGAGLLADTNNNGAGLTGELVPEWVVRYTAFVQDRGVIENKGYFAGAELVRS
- a CDS encoding hypothetical protein (TransMembrane:1 (o6-26i)~BUSCO:52999at5125) → MAEFNLLQWTIILILIAVVLSLIVLVQIISNYTAAYQAAPLEIATFVDTADFSVQENESYDRDVAKVQRLDDKIRLTRLLREIQKTGDDLREDINGMVLEEDTTKLKTGARLLWASKRARLEDRVRRLDMLRMRFLVVYMGVVASHTNTTNATIHEKPSSRAPPPPPLPTSRDLEKSPVFKTPTRPALPRGLSESIVNRPPLRRLTTQALINHPEPIPKPSRKGWAGVVHELQTSPKMQQRHASIERAMSKSYSRSP